In one window of Juglans regia cultivar Chandler chromosome 3, Walnut 2.0, whole genome shotgun sequence DNA:
- the LOC108985303 gene encoding transcription factor E2FA-like encodes MSGGARAPNRPAPPHTGMVQIPPPLPKRNLTALASTKPPFVPPDDYHRFSSAADSRRASAAADHEAEAIVVRSPQLKRKSGIDKNEVQSIEWNASPGFTSVVNSPLSTPVSLKGGRIYNRSKASKGSRSGPQTPVSNAGSPSPLTPGSCRYDSSLGLLTKKFINLLKQAEDGILDLNKAAGTLEVQKRRIYDITNVLEGIGLIEKKLKNRIHWKGLDALRPGEVEDDASMLQAEVENLTLQEQNLDDQIREMQERLRDLSQDEDNKRWLFVTKEDIKSIPCLLNETLLAIKAPHGTTLEVPDPDEAVDYPQRRYRIILRSTMGPIDVYLVSQFEEKFEEMNGVEPPMSFPVASNSGSNENPPTEVVEIKSTSKEIAPQAQPSHQICSDVNASQDFTGGMMKIVPSDVDNDADYWLLSDAEVSITDMWKTDGVEWNGMDILHADFGIADVSTPIPQTPISGITEVPSTAVNSTQR; translated from the exons ATGTCCGGCGGCGCTCGAGCTCCTAACCGTCCGGCACCTCCGCATACCGGGATGGTCCAGATCCCACCGCCGCTGCCGAAGCGTAACCTCACGGCGCTCGCGTCGACGAAGCCGCCGTTTGTCCCTCCCGATGACTACCACCGCTTCTCTTCTGCCGCCGATTCTCGCAGAGCATCCGCCGCCGCCGATCATGAAGCCGAAGCTATTGTCGTTAGATCGCCC CAATTAAAGCGGAAGAGTGGAATAGACAAGAATGAAGTTCAGTCTATTGAGTGGAATGCCAGTCCTGGATTCACTAGTGTAGTTAACAGTCCCCTGAGCACACCGGTGTCTCTAAAAGGTGGAAGGATATACAACAGATCAAAGGCTTCAAAGGGCAGCAGATCTGGGCCTCAAACACCTGTGTCAAATGCAG GTTCCCCTTCTCCTCTTACTCCTGGCAGCTGTCGTTATGACAGTTCCCTAG GATTGTTgacaaaaaaattcatcaatttgCTCAAGCAAGCAGAGGATGGTATACTTGACCTAAACAAAGCAGCTGGAACTTTGGAG GTGCAGAAGAGGCGGATATATGACATCACAAATGTCTTAGAAGGCATTGGTCTCATTGAAAAGAAGCTCAAGAACAGAATACATTGGAA GGGACTTGATGCTTTAAGGCCAGGGGAGGTGGAAGACGATGCCTCTATGTTACAG GCAGAAGTTGAAAACCTTACCCTGCAAGAGCAAAATTTAGATGATCAGATAAG GGAAATGCAGGAAAGATTGAGAGATTTGAGTCAAGATGAAGATAACAAAAG GTGGCTTTTTGTAACCAAAGAAGATATCAAGAGCATACCCTGCTTACTG AATGAAACCCTGTTAGCAATTAAGGCTCCACATGGAACCACGCTGGAAGTCCCAGATCCAGATGAA GCTGTTGACTATCCACAGAGGAgatatagaattattcttagGAGCACAATGGGTCCCATTGACGTCTACCTCGTCAG TCAATTTGAGGAGAAGTTTGAGGAAATGAATGGTGTTGAGCCACCCATGAGCTTCCCAGTGGCCTCAAACTCAGGTTCTAATGAGAACCCACCCACAGAAGTGGTCGAAATTAAGAGCACCAGCAAGGAAATTGCACCTCAGGCCCAACCCAGTCATCAAATATGCTCCGATGTTAATGCTTCGCAGGATTTTACTGGAGGCATGATGAAGATTGTTCCCTCAGATGTTGAT AATGATGCGGATTACTGGCTTCTGTCAGATGCTGAAGTTAGCATAACAGATATGTGGAAAACAGATG GCGTTGAGTGGAATGGAATGGATATTCTTCATGCTGACTTCGGGATAGCTGATGTCAGTACTCCCATTCCACAAACTCCAATATCTGGGATCACTGAAGTGCCCTCTACAGCTGTTAACTCCACTCAGAGATGA
- the LOC108985302 gene encoding uncharacterized protein LOC108985302, translated as MDHSAELNPEQPPPRRSSALRRRNSIATPVEVPAKFSLPNTTSKPLHGSHSFPFQNGTAPSLDFELVSSLKSSQAYTSLKDLLPSSSDAAVASPTAANSGYQISIRNRLVKQAAWAYLQPMSSSPSSSGPHFLRGLCLRLSTSLTACRAFIQSHLVPAMTELLDRILHAFRIRTSR; from the coding sequence ATGGACCACTCCGCCGAGCTTAATCCAGAGCAGCCGCCGCCGAGGCGATCCTCGGCTCTACGACGCAGGAACTCGATCGCCACTCCGGTGGAGGTCCCCGCAAAGTTCTCTCTTCCAAACACCACCTCCAAGCCGCTTCACGGTTCCCACAGCTTCCCCTTCCAAAACGGCACCGCACCTTCTCTAGACTTCGAGCTCGTCTCCTCCCTCAAGTCCTCTCAGGCCTACACCTCCTTGAAAGACCTGCTTCCCTCCTCCTCCGACGCCGCCGTCGCGTCCCCCACCGCCGCTAACTCCGGGTACCAGATATCAATCCGCAACCGCCTCGTGAAGCAGGCCGCATGGGCCTACCTCCAGCCCATGTCCTCCTCCCCAAGCTCCTCCGGCCCACACTTCCTCCGCGGCCTCTGCCTCAGACTCTCCACAAGCCTCACCGCCTGCCGCGCCTTTATCCAAAGCCATCTCGTTCCTGCCATGACCGAGCTTCTCGATCGGATTCTCCACGCCTTTCGAATCCGGACGAGCAGATAG
- the LOC108985304 gene encoding lipid droplet-associated hydrolase-like isoform X2, with the protein MARDGLDFSEAKRPAAFRLCKVSGYMTELLEIRADDPKLHVLFIPGNPGIVAFYKDFVESLYEFLGGHASVTAIGHVSHTKKNWERGRLFSLEEQILHKVDFINQELENLEVPILLVGHSIGSYMAIDVFRRSSEKVTYCIGLYPFLAVNPQSRWQSIVGKIVESQVLSVALSCIAASLGSLPSSAYRLILTNSVGSSWSAAAVEAACSHLVQYQVVRNILFLTMTEFRKLAETPDWKFMREKREKIAFLFGVDDHWGPLQMHKEISKQVPGISLSIERAHPHTFSCTEDGSSCVAKHVARLIQNQVLHSGQ; encoded by the exons ATGGCTCGAGATGGGTTGGATTTTTCGGAAGCTAAAAGGCCTGCTGCTTTTCGATTGTGCAAAGTGTCCGG TTACATGACTGAGTTGCTGGAGATTCGCGCCGATGATCCTAAACTGCACGTTTTATTCATTCCGGGAAATCCAg GTATTGTTGCATTTTATAAGGACTTTGTGGAATCATTGTACGAGTTTCTCGGAGGACATGCATCTGTAACAG CAATCGGGCATGTTTCACACACCAAAAAG aaCTGGGAGCGTGGAAGGTTATTCTCATTAGAAGAACAAATTTTACACAAG GTGGATTTCATCAATCAGGAGCTAGAAAATCTTGAAGTTCCTATATTACtg GTTGGGCACTCTATTGGCTCATATATGGCTATTGATGTGTTTAGGAGGTCCTCAGAAAAG GTGACCTATTGCATTGGACTATATCCTTTTTTGGCAGTAAACCCGCAATCGAGGTGGCAGTCTATTGTTGGGAAGATTGTAGA GTCACAAGTTTTAAGTGTTGCACTTAGTTGCATTGCGGCATCATTGGGATCCTTACCAAGCAGTGCTTATAGGTTGATTTTGACAAACTCTGTTGGGAGTTCGTGGTCAGCTGCTGCAGTTGAGGCTGCTTGCTCACACTTGGTGCAG TACCAAGTTGTACGGAACATACTCTTTTTGACTATGACAGAGTTCAGAAAG CTTGCAGAAACGCCAGATTGGAAGTTTATGAGAGAAAAGCGGGAGAAAATAGCATTTTTGTTTGGTGTTGACGATCACTGGGGTCCACTTCAAATGCATAAAGAG ATTTCCAAGCAGGTCCCAGGCATTTCTCTATCAATTGAAAGGGCCCATCCTCATACTTTCTCTTGCACTGAAGATGGTTCGTCATGTGTTGCAAAGCATGTTGCAAGATTGATCCAGAATCAAGTACTGCATTCAGGGCAGTAA
- the LOC108985301 gene encoding putative HVA22-like protein g: MLGDFITRCLLLLLGYAYPALECYKTVEKNRVGIEELRFWCQYWIIVAILTALERVVDVFMTWFPLYGEMKLALIIYLWYPKTKGTGYVYDTLLRPYVAKHETDIDHKLSEWRARMWDLAIFYWQNCSELGQSAFFQVLQYFAAGRSNHTNNERAQNHSSSTPQPPPNGATNNQASRSGKNKWPPSPSAPPLLGSMFNRVFAQPAKSDVAQVHLNNQVEYLHPDDEYNQERGPDDSPENHSSKNSHLKFRRSKPHY; this comes from the exons ATGTTGGGGGATTTCATAACCAGATGTCTTCT GCTGCTTCTTGGTTATGCCTATCCCGCACTCGAGTGTTACAAAACCGTGGAGAAGAACAGGGTCGGGATCGAAGAACTCCGATTTTGGTGTCAATATTG GATCATTGTGGCTATACTTACAGCTCTTGAGAGGGTGGTGGACGTATTCATGACATG GTTTCCTTTATACGGTGAGATGAAGCTGGCACTTATTATCTACCTATGGTATCCAAAGACCAAG GGAACCGGTTATGTATACGATACCCTGTTGCGGCCGTACGTAGCTAAGCATGAAACAGACATCGACCATAAGTTGTCGGAGTGGAGGGCAAGAATGTGGGATTTGGCCATTTTCTATTGGCAAAACTGCTCGGAATTAGGACAGTCGGCATTCTTCCAAGTCTTGCAGTACTTCGCTGCTGGAAGGTCCAATCACACTAACAATGAG AGGGCCCAGAATCATAGTTCGAGCACGCCCCAACCGCCCCCAAATGGTGCAACCAACAACCAAGCCAGCCGGTCGGGCAAAAACAAGTGGCCTCCGAGTCCGAGTGCCCCGCCACTGCTTGGCAGCATGTTCAACCGCGTATTTGCCCAGCCAGCTAAATCCGATGTCGCACAAGTTCACCTCAACAACCAAGTAGAATACTTGCACCCTGACGACGAGTACAACCAGGAGCGCGGCCCAGACGATTCCCCGGAAAACCATTCGAGCAAAAACTCTCACCTAAAGTTTAGGCGCTCTAAACCACACTATTGA
- the LOC108985304 gene encoding lipid droplet-associated hydrolase-like isoform X1: MTVFLYASKPTNFSDSLFNSLFPNTFKILPSMQRSYRSRCTRKDMARDGLDFSEAKRPAAFRLCKVSGYMTELLEIRADDPKLHVLFIPGNPGIVAFYKDFVESLYEFLGGHASVTAIGHVSHTKKNWERGRLFSLEEQILHKVDFINQELENLEVPILLVGHSIGSYMAIDVFRRSSEKVTYCIGLYPFLAVNPQSRWQSIVGKIVESQVLSVALSCIAASLGSLPSSAYRLILTNSVGSSWSAAAVEAACSHLVQYQVVRNILFLTMTEFRKLAETPDWKFMREKREKIAFLFGVDDHWGPLQMHKEISKQVPGISLSIERAHPHTFSCTEDGSSCVAKHVARLIQNQVLHSGQ; the protein is encoded by the exons ATGACAGTATTTTTATACGCCTCAAAGCCTACAAATTTCTCAGATTCTCTTTTCAATTCCTTATTTCCCAACACTTTCAAGATTCTCCCCTCAATGCA GAGGAGCTATAGATCAAGGTGCACGAGAAAAGATATGGCTCGAGATGGGTTGGATTTTTCGGAAGCTAAAAGGCCTGCTGCTTTTCGATTGTGCAAAGTGTCCGG TTACATGACTGAGTTGCTGGAGATTCGCGCCGATGATCCTAAACTGCACGTTTTATTCATTCCGGGAAATCCAg GTATTGTTGCATTTTATAAGGACTTTGTGGAATCATTGTACGAGTTTCTCGGAGGACATGCATCTGTAACAG CAATCGGGCATGTTTCACACACCAAAAAG aaCTGGGAGCGTGGAAGGTTATTCTCATTAGAAGAACAAATTTTACACAAG GTGGATTTCATCAATCAGGAGCTAGAAAATCTTGAAGTTCCTATATTACtg GTTGGGCACTCTATTGGCTCATATATGGCTATTGATGTGTTTAGGAGGTCCTCAGAAAAG GTGACCTATTGCATTGGACTATATCCTTTTTTGGCAGTAAACCCGCAATCGAGGTGGCAGTCTATTGTTGGGAAGATTGTAGA GTCACAAGTTTTAAGTGTTGCACTTAGTTGCATTGCGGCATCATTGGGATCCTTACCAAGCAGTGCTTATAGGTTGATTTTGACAAACTCTGTTGGGAGTTCGTGGTCAGCTGCTGCAGTTGAGGCTGCTTGCTCACACTTGGTGCAG TACCAAGTTGTACGGAACATACTCTTTTTGACTATGACAGAGTTCAGAAAG CTTGCAGAAACGCCAGATTGGAAGTTTATGAGAGAAAAGCGGGAGAAAATAGCATTTTTGTTTGGTGTTGACGATCACTGGGGTCCACTTCAAATGCATAAAGAG ATTTCCAAGCAGGTCCCAGGCATTTCTCTATCAATTGAAAGGGCCCATCCTCATACTTTCTCTTGCACTGAAGATGGTTCGTCATGTGTTGCAAAGCATGTTGCAAGATTGATCCAGAATCAAGTACTGCATTCAGGGCAGTAA